The following proteins are co-located in the Pyricularia oryzae 70-15 chromosome 1, whole genome shotgun sequence genome:
- a CDS encoding MFS transporter, producing the protein MSHANPDSKTEAEVSRAQTADDYDSGNLKEDAGEKRDYSGAVTSTDPAEKALVRKLDWRIMPTLCVMYFLNYVDRNAIAQARLNNLEKDLGMSGFDFNVAVSILFVGYVLFQIPSNMLITRIRPSLYMSAWMIIWAVVSACTALVHNRGGLIASRFFLGITEAPFYPGATYMLSIFYPRREVATRIALLYCAQILATGFSGLIAAGVFAGLDGVRGLSGWRWLFILEGAATALIGLLGFWLLPDTPLTTRWLNEEERKIAHERMERDRVDDQGESSVMVGLKQAVKDPKAWAFCLMQNLHLSACSFNSFFPTVVKTLNFDTTQTLLMTCPPFIVAGMFGIGFGWSSGRLHERTWHITVGLALAVVGFVLAAAEMSVAGRYTACFIFAAGAYSVNSVIIGWASSTCSQTKEKKAVVLAMTNVAGQIGYIYGAYIWPSTDEPRYTIGFSASAAFALGSIACAWWIRVMLVRENKKIVAAAAGAPVNLYSY; encoded by the exons ATGTCGCACGCAAACCCCGATTCCAAGACGGAGGCAGAAGTCTCTAGGGCACAGACGGCCGACGACTACGATTCCGGAAACTTGAAAGAGGATGCTGGTGAGAAGCGGGATTACAGCGGTGCCGTCACCAGCACGGACCCCGCCGAAAAGGCACTTGTTCGGAAGTTGGACTGGCGCATCATG CCCACGCTCTGCGTCATGTACTTCCTCAACTACGTCGACCGCAATGCCATCGCCCAGGCGCGGCTGAACAATCTCGAAAAGGATCTGGGCATGAGCGGTTTCGACTTTAACGTCGCCGTGTCTATCCTGTTTGTCGGCTATGTGCTGTTCCAGATCCCCAGCAACATGTTGATCACGAGGATACGGCCTAGCCTCTACATGAGCGCGTGGATGATAATCTGGGCGGTCGTCTCTG CCTGCACTGCGCTGGTCCACAACAGGGGCGGGCTGATTGCCTCTCGCTTCTTCTTGGGTATCACCGAGGCTCCG TTCTACCCCGGTGCGACCTACATGCTGTCCATCTTTTACCCCCGTAGAG AGGTCGCAACCCGTATCGCCCTCCTGTACTGCGCCCAAATTCTCGCGACCGGCTTCTCGGGTCTGATCGCCGCCGGCGTTTTCGCAGGCCTCGATGGCGTCCGCGGGCTCAGCGGCTGGCGATG GCTCTTCATCCTCGAGGGTGCAGCCACGGCTCTCATCGGCCTGCTCGGCTTCTGGCTGCTCCCCGACACGCCCCTGACGACCCGCTGGCTCAACGAGGAGGAGCGCAAGATTGCGCACGAGCGCATGGAGCGCGACCGCGTCGACGACCAGGGCGAGTCGTCGGTCATGGTCGGACTCAAGCAGGCCGTCAAGGACCCCAAGGCCTGGGCATTCTGCCTCATGCAGAACTTGCACCTGTCGGCTTGCTCGTTCAACTCTTTCTTCCCGAC tgtCGTCAAAACCCTCAACTTTGACACCACCCAAACCCTCCTCATGACCTGCCCTCCCTTCATCGTGGCCGGCATGTTCGGCATCGGCTTCGGCTGGTCGTCGGGCCGCCTGCACGAGCGCACCTGGCACATCACCGTGGGCCTCGCCCTGGCCGTGGTGGGCTTCGtgctggccgccgccgagatgAGCGTGGCGGGCCGCTACACGGCGTGCTTCATCTTCGCCGCGGGGGCCTACTCGGTCAACTCCGTCATCATCGGCTGGGCGTCCAGCACCTGCTCGCAGacaaaggagaagaaggccgTCGTGCTGGCCATGACCAACGTCGCGGGCCAGATCGGCTACATCTACGGCGCCTACATCTGGCCCAGCACCGACGAGCCGCGGTACACGATCGGCTTCAGCGCCAGCGCCGCGTTTGCCCTGGGGAGCATCGCGTGTGCGTGGTGGATTCGGGTTATGCTCGTCAGGGAGAACAAGAAGATtgttgcggcggcggcgggggcgcCGGTTAACCTATATTCGTACTGA